The following are from one region of the Nicotiana tomentosiformis chromosome 7, ASM39032v3, whole genome shotgun sequence genome:
- the LOC104087691 gene encoding protein ENDOPLASMIC RETICULUM-ARRESTED PEN3, with translation MEDGTINGARRTTIQSQVSDRVKLNVGGKLFETTVSTLRSGGPDSLLSALSNRNSDEPVFIDRDPEIFSALLALLRSNRLPSTAKRFSNQELIDEAVYYGIESQLRSALAPSQLSGIDASLLSTIRPSSDGVVTDFNAVDSDGSVWVAHGGQVSVYDWSLTHTETIRTHLDYISSIRKVGPDLAVVGSEFESGLHFYNLANGRRVGSVEWTDPSDPRIYKAKVNAVVDSPDSVFAAFECQHRENCVLSIDKCTMKAVSELGRQSGNSAKSTVVGKLTFLPEINALVGVSVTAGAFGYSGYVRLWDPRSGDVVWETNEPGSGRSSRFGDSFADIDFDRDELTMFKICSKSGDLAVADLRKLSEDPWVYLEEKNPCMRHVASGGSNILLHCYRKQVFVGRGGELEVWSRMVEKESDVERERVLHGGLYRRNYMDKVEDAERGIIKKIEGAGDRLFVTREDVEGIEVWQSSQFSGAVLNL, from the coding sequence ATGGAGGACGGTACAATCAACGGAGCACGACGTACTACAATTCAAAGCCAAGTCAGCGACCGTGTGAAGCTCAACGTCGGAGGCAAGCTCTTTGAAACAACAGTATCCACACTTCGCTCTGGTGGACCCGATTCTCTCTTATCCGCCTTATCAAACCGGAATTCCGACGAACCGGTTTTCATCGACCGGGACCCAGAAATCTTCTCGGCTCTCTTAGCTCTTCTCCGGTCTAATCGTCTCCCTTCGACCGCAAAACGATTCTCCAATCAAGAACTCATCGACGAAGCTGTTTACTACGGAATTGAATCACAGCTCAGATCCGCACTCGCTCCGAGTCAACTCAGCGGAATCGACGCTTCACTTCTTTCAACTATCCGCCCCTCATCTGACGGCGTTGTAACGGACTTTAACGCCGTTGATTCTGACGGATCCGTTTGGGTAGCTCATGGAGGGCAGGTTTCGGTTTACGATTGGAGTTTGACCCATACCGAAACTATTCGGACCCATCTTGATTACATCAGCTCGATTCGGAAGGTTGGACCCGATTTGGCAGTTGTCGGGTCTGAATTCGAGTCCGGGCTCCATTTTTATAACTTGGCTAATGGGCGTAGAGTTGGATCTGTCGAATGGACCGACCCGTCTGACCCGAGAATCTACAAGGCAAAAGTCAACGCGGTTGTTGACTCGCCGGACTCTGTCTTTGCGGCCTTCGAGTGTCAGCATAGAGAGAATTGTGTTTTGAGTATCGACAAGTGTACAATGAAAGCGGTTTCGGAGTTGGGAAGGCAATCTGGGAATTCGGCAAAGTCAACGGTCGTCGGAAAGTTGACTTTTTTGCCGGAGATTAATGCATTAGTTGGCGTTTCAGTAACCGCCGGAGCTTTTGGGTATTCGGGTTACGTGCGGTTGTGGGACCCCAGGTCAGGGGACGTTGTGTGGGAGACGAATGAACCCGGGTCGGGTCGGAGCAGCCGGTTTGGTGACTCATTTGCTGACATTGACTTTGACCGGGACGAGTTGACCATGTTCAAGATATGTTCAAAGTCTGGTGATTTGGCGGTGGCAGATCTTCGTAAATTGAGTGAAGATCCATGGGTATATTTGGAAGAGAAAAATCCATGTATGAGGCATGTTGCAAGTGGTGGAAGCAATATTTTACTTCACTGTTATAGAAAGCAGGTGTTCGTCGGAAGAGGGGGAGAGTTGGAGGTGTGGTCAAGAATGGTGGAGAAAGAAAGTGATGTTGAGAGGGAAAGGGTGTTGCATGGAGGGTTGTATAGGAGGAATTATATGGATAAAGTGGAGGATGCTGAAAGAGGGATCATAAAGAAGATCGAGGGAGCTGGTGATAGGCTGTTTGTTACTAGAGAAGATGTTGAGGGTATTGAGGTGTGGCAAAGTTCTCAGTTTTCTGGTGCTGTTTTAAATTTGTGA